From one Simplicispira suum genomic stretch:
- the rlmD gene encoding 23S rRNA (uracil(1939)-C(5))-methyltransferase RlmD: protein MSEKIEIAPAVSPDWLSVESLNLDAQGVARRPDGKVVFIDGALPFEQVTASAYRKKNNWEQAHLTAIHVESSQRVQPGCPHFGLHAGACGGCKMQHLHSAAQVAVKQRVLEDNLWHLGKVKPETILRPIEGPAWAYRYRARLSVRYVVKKGEVLVGFHERKSRYVADMRVCPVLPEHVSRMLLPLRALIASMDARDTVPQIELACGDTVTAMVLRHLEPLSSTDIERLRAFAAEQGVQWWLQSKGPDTVRLLDTDGPTLSYALPEFDITMPFKPTDFTQVNPHINRVLVARALRLLSVQAHERVIDWFCGLGNFTLPLATQGREVLGIEGSEALVARSRENYDLNQALALDGKALAATSFVARNLFEMTPEMLVQDGAADKWLVDPPREGAFALAKALADIEQARIGAEGAPPLPPGAKDWTPPSRIVYVSCNPATLARDAGLLVHLAGYRCTAAGMINMFPHTAHVESMAVFERP, encoded by the coding sequence ATGAGTGAAAAGATTGAAATTGCGCCTGCGGTGTCGCCCGATTGGCTGAGCGTAGAGTCGCTGAACCTGGACGCCCAAGGCGTTGCCCGTCGGCCCGACGGCAAGGTGGTATTCATTGATGGCGCGCTTCCGTTTGAGCAGGTCACTGCCAGCGCCTACCGAAAGAAAAACAACTGGGAACAGGCCCATCTGACGGCGATTCACGTCGAATCGTCCCAGCGTGTCCAGCCCGGCTGCCCCCACTTCGGATTGCATGCGGGAGCCTGTGGCGGATGCAAGATGCAGCACCTGCATTCTGCCGCCCAGGTGGCCGTCAAGCAGCGGGTGCTGGAAGACAACCTCTGGCATCTGGGCAAGGTCAAGCCGGAAACCATTCTGCGGCCCATTGAAGGCCCCGCTTGGGCTTACCGCTATCGCGCGCGACTGTCGGTGCGCTATGTGGTGAAAAAGGGCGAAGTACTGGTGGGTTTTCACGAGCGCAAGAGCCGCTACGTGGCAGACATGCGCGTTTGCCCCGTGTTGCCTGAGCATGTGAGCCGCATGCTGCTGCCGCTGCGCGCGCTGATCGCCTCCATGGACGCACGCGACACCGTTCCACAGATTGAGCTCGCGTGTGGCGATACGGTGACCGCCATGGTGCTGCGCCACCTCGAGCCGCTCTCGTCCACCGACATCGAGCGCCTCCGCGCCTTTGCTGCGGAGCAGGGCGTGCAGTGGTGGCTGCAGTCCAAGGGCCCGGACACGGTGCGCCTGCTCGATACCGACGGCCCCACGCTCTCCTATGCGCTGCCTGAATTCGACATCACCATGCCGTTCAAGCCCACCGATTTCACGCAGGTGAACCCGCACATCAACCGGGTGCTGGTTGCGCGCGCATTGCGCCTGCTGAGCGTGCAAGCCCATGAGCGCGTGATCGACTGGTTTTGCGGCTTGGGAAACTTCACCCTGCCGCTAGCGACCCAGGGGCGCGAGGTGCTGGGCATCGAAGGCAGTGAGGCCTTGGTAGCGCGTTCGCGGGAAAATTATGATTTAAATCAGGCTCTAGCGCTTGATGGTAAAGCGTTAGCAGCTACTAGTTTTGTAGCTAGAAATCTTTTCGAGATGACGCCGGAGATGCTGGTGCAGGATGGGGCGGCCGACAAATGGCTGGTGGACCCGCCCCGTGAGGGCGCTTTTGCGCTCGCCAAGGCGCTGGCCGACATAGAGCAGGCGCGTATTGGCGCCGAAGGAGCGCCGCCCTTGCCACCAGGAGCAAAAGACTGGACCCCGCCAAGTCGCATCGTCTACGTCAGCTGCAATCCTGCAACGCTGGCACGTGACGCCGGCCTGCTGGTGCATCTGGCGGGCTACCGCTGTACGGCGGCGGGAATGATCAACATGTTTCCCCACACCGCCCATGTGGAGAGCATGGCGGTGTTCGAGCGCCCCTGA
- a CDS encoding Bax inhibitor-1/YccA family protein, with the protein MNERVTPFPSSAGNSYGVSQEQRHKVLRNTYWLLALSLLPTVLGAWIGVATGITRSLNGGLGLIVFLGGAFGFMYAIEKTKNSAAGVPVLLGFTFFMGLMLSRMIGMVLGFSNGSELIMTAFAGTAGVFFVMASLATVIKRDLSGMGKWLFVGAMVIVVGAIINVFVGSTAGMMAISVAAIGVFSAYMLYDLKRILDGGETNYISATLALYLDLFNVFQSLLMLLGIMGGDSD; encoded by the coding sequence ATGAACGAACGGGTTACCCCCTTCCCCTCCTCTGCGGGCAACAGCTACGGCGTGTCGCAAGAGCAGCGCCACAAGGTGCTGCGCAATACCTATTGGCTGCTGGCCCTGAGCCTGCTGCCGACGGTGCTTGGCGCCTGGATTGGCGTGGCCACCGGCATCACCCGGTCGCTGAATGGCGGCCTGGGGCTCATCGTCTTCCTCGGCGGCGCCTTCGGTTTCATGTATGCCATCGAGAAAACCAAGAATTCCGCTGCCGGCGTGCCGGTGCTGCTGGGTTTCACCTTCTTCATGGGCCTGATGCTTTCGCGCATGATCGGCATGGTGCTGGGTTTCTCCAACGGCAGTGAACTGATCATGACGGCGTTTGCCGGCACGGCGGGCGTGTTTTTCGTCATGGCCAGCCTGGCCACGGTGATCAAACGCGACCTGTCCGGCATGGGCAAGTGGCTTTTCGTTGGTGCCATGGTGATTGTGGTCGGCGCCATCATCAACGTGTTTGTCGGCTCCACGGCAGGCATGATGGCGATTTCGGTGGCAGCCATTGGGGTGTTCAGCGCCTATATGCTGTACGACCTGAAGCGCATTCTGGACGGCGGCGAAACCAACTACATCAGCGCCACGCTGGCTTTGTATCTGGATCTGTTCAACGTGTTCCAGAGCCTATTGATGCTGCTCGGTATCATGGGTGGCGACAGCGACTGA
- a CDS encoding GlcG/HbpS family heme-binding protein: protein MKTTTELELADIRKIAAAAEAEAMANGWAVTIAIVDAGGHLLWLQRLDGAAPVSAHIAPGKARTAALGRRESKTYEDMVNGGRMSFLSAPGVEALLEGGVPILHAGQCVGAVGVSGVKSNEDVQIARAGIAALG from the coding sequence ATGAAAACCACCACCGAACTTGAACTCGCAGATATCCGAAAAATCGCCGCTGCGGCAGAAGCCGAGGCCATGGCCAATGGCTGGGCGGTGACGATCGCCATCGTCGATGCGGGCGGCCACCTGCTGTGGCTGCAGCGGCTCGACGGCGCGGCGCCCGTGTCGGCGCACATTGCACCCGGCAAGGCGCGCACGGCGGCCCTGGGGCGGCGTGAGAGCAAAACCTATGAAGATATGGTCAATGGCGGGCGCATGTCGTTTTTGAGCGCGCCGGGGGTAGAGGCCTTGCTCGAAGGCGGGGTTCCCATCCTGCATGCCGGGCAGTGCGTGGGCGCGGTGGGCGTGAGCGGCGTGAAATCGAATGAAGATGTGCAGATTGCTCGCGCAGGGATCGCTGCGCTGGGCTGA
- the hemP gene encoding hemin uptake protein HemP gives MPKPLNTAPASSQASVALDSQDDSAAPATGPVCSNSAAPCFTWQSAELLQGGKRVHIAHNGACYQLQTTRQGKLILTK, from the coding sequence ATGCCTAAACCGCTGAACACAGCTCCCGCTTCGTCACAAGCCTCGGTCGCCCTGGATTCACAGGACGACAGTGCGGCACCAGCAACCGGCCCGGTTTGCTCGAACAGCGCGGCGCCGTGTTTCACCTGGCAAAGCGCCGAACTGCTGCAGGGTGGCAAGCGCGTGCACATTGCGCACAACGGAGCGTGCTACCAATTGCAGACTACACGCCAAGGCAAGCTCATTCTGACCAAATAG
- a CDS encoding ExbD/TolR family protein has translation MAFGTQDDTDEVMNEINMTPLVDVMLVLLIIFIITVPVMKHSVSVDLPRASVQPEQVKPETLRLSVQADGSYALDGSAISDDALADRLQRAAAQTPPPELHLSGDKNVRYERVAQAMATAQRAGIRKIGFVTEPKE, from the coding sequence ATGGCTTTTGGCACCCAGGACGACACCGACGAGGTGATGAACGAAATCAACATGACGCCGCTGGTGGACGTCATGCTGGTGCTGCTCATCATCTTCATCATTACCGTGCCGGTCATGAAGCACTCGGTCAGCGTGGATTTGCCGCGCGCCAGTGTGCAGCCCGAACAGGTCAAGCCCGAAACCTTGCGCCTTTCGGTGCAAGCCGACGGCAGCTATGCGCTCGATGGCAGCGCCATCAGCGACGACGCCCTGGCCGATCGCCTGCAGCGTGCCGCAGCCCAAACGCCGCCACCCGAGCTGCACCTGAGTGGCGACAAAAACGTGCGCTATGAGCGCGTTGCCCAGGCCATGGCGACGGCGCAGCGGGCAGGAATCCGCAAGATCGGCTTTGTGACCGAGCCCAAGGAATAG
- a CDS encoding MotA/TolQ/ExbB proton channel family protein — translation METQFGLANLWNQGDLITRGVALLLLLMSLATWAVIVIKALDIVRFKRNARAVQTFWHSDDFAAALTTLGSDPANPFRALAIEGREATAHHRNTKGQLHESLDVSDWVTGSLRNSIDEFTARLQSGLAILASVGSTAPFLGLFGTVWGIYHALIAIGTSGQSTIDKVAGPVGEALIMTALGLAVAIPAVLGYNALVRGNKFILVRMNSFAHDLHAYFVTGARISNGEGGSNVRPLKKGA, via the coding sequence ATGGAAACGCAATTCGGCTTGGCCAACCTCTGGAACCAGGGGGATCTCATCACGCGCGGCGTCGCGCTGCTGCTGCTGTTGATGTCGCTGGCCACCTGGGCCGTTATCGTCATCAAGGCCCTGGACATCGTGCGCTTCAAGCGCAACGCCCGGGCGGTGCAGACGTTTTGGCACAGCGACGACTTTGCTGCGGCGCTCACCACTTTGGGTAGCGATCCAGCCAACCCGTTTCGCGCCCTGGCCATCGAAGGGCGCGAGGCCACGGCGCACCACCGCAATACCAAGGGCCAGCTGCATGAGAGTCTGGACGTGAGCGACTGGGTCACCGGGAGCCTGCGCAACAGCATCGACGAATTTACCGCGCGCCTGCAATCGGGCCTGGCGATCCTCGCATCGGTGGGGTCTACCGCGCCGTTTCTGGGTCTGTTTGGCACGGTATGGGGCATTTACCACGCCTTGATCGCCATTGGCACCTCGGGGCAGTCGACGATCGACAAGGTCGCCGGCCCGGTGGGCGAAGCGCTGATCATGACCGCGCTGGGCTTGGCAGTGGCGATCCCCGCAGTGCTGGGCTACAACGCGCTGGTGCGCGGCAACAAGTTCATCCTGGTTCGCATGAACAGCTTTGCCCATGATCTGCACGCCTACTTCGTTACCGGAGCCCGTATTTCGAACGGCGAAGGCGGCAGCAATGTGCGGCCCCTCAAGAAGGGCGCCTGA
- a CDS encoding energy transducer TonB, with protein sequence MSSDLFLPVPQRKRNAAIVVGIALAHGAALWALQGALGHKQPEEIIVPAVLLSEFVAPPAPPAPPAVPPPQPVLPTPPPPVPPPRLAKPTPQPRPVRAPEPTPVPAAEAEAAPNAPVVRTPVAAPVNTAPAPPAPPSPPAAPRIELPSSNAAYLKNPSPSYPSISKRMGEQGKVLLRVLISTEGLPEQVEIKQSSGFERLDRQAHDTVLRWRFVPGKRNGVPEAMWYLVPINFVLE encoded by the coding sequence ATGTCTTCTGATCTTTTCCTGCCAGTGCCTCAGCGCAAACGCAATGCCGCTATCGTGGTCGGCATCGCTCTTGCACACGGCGCCGCCTTGTGGGCTCTGCAAGGCGCGTTGGGGCACAAGCAGCCAGAGGAAATCATCGTTCCTGCGGTGCTGCTCAGCGAATTTGTGGCGCCTCCGGCGCCCCCAGCCCCTCCCGCTGTGCCGCCTCCTCAACCCGTGCTACCGACACCACCCCCACCCGTCCCGCCGCCGCGTTTGGCGAAACCGACGCCGCAGCCCAGACCGGTGCGCGCTCCTGAGCCCACCCCGGTGCCGGCAGCGGAGGCCGAGGCCGCACCGAATGCACCGGTGGTTCGCACGCCGGTGGCGGCGCCGGTCAACACGGCCCCGGCACCGCCTGCGCCCCCCTCCCCGCCCGCAGCCCCGCGCATTGAATTGCCGTCGAGCAATGCGGCTTACCTCAAGAATCCCTCGCCTTCTTATCCATCGATCAGCAAACGCATGGGCGAGCAGGGCAAGGTGCTACTGCGTGTACTCATCAGCACCGAAGGCCTGCCCGAACAGGTGGAAATCAAACAATCAAGCGGCTTCGAGCGGCTCGACCGCCAAGCCCACGACACGGTACTGCGCTGGCGTTTCGTGCCCGGCAAGCGCAATGGCGTGCCCGAAGCCATGTGGTACCTCGTACCGATCAACTTCGTTCTCGAATAA
- a CDS encoding (2Fe-2S)-binding protein, giving the protein MIVCVCRRISDREIARHARAGMGFDEIQWELGVATQCGQCESCAREVVAQCSASSPVAALRNDSVLACACAGGSACACAA; this is encoded by the coding sequence ATGATCGTCTGCGTCTGCCGCCGAATTTCTGATCGCGAAATTGCCCGCCATGCCCGGGCTGGGATGGGCTTTGACGAAATCCAATGGGAGCTGGGCGTGGCCACGCAATGCGGCCAATGCGAAAGCTGCGCGCGCGAGGTGGTTGCACAATGCAGCGCCAGCAGCCCGGTGGCGGCCCTTCGGAACGACTCCGTCCTTGCCTGCGCCTGCGCGGGTGGCAGCGCCTGCGCTTGCGCCGCCTGA
- a CDS encoding alpha-hydroxy acid oxidase, with the protein MLKKLSQTPTRQRVAPDLFTLADHERSAQRQLDAKAWAYFSGGAGDEITLHANRSAWDELALLPRVLRPLAGGHTRCTLLGRELAHPILLAPVAYQRLAHPDGEIASAYAAGAMGAGLVLSMQASSPLEDVAAAMHGDPGAGPLWLQLYLQHDRALVRDLVERAEAAGCEALVVTVDAPTSGVRDRERRAAFALPPEVQAVNLARMAPAVQAPLAPGQSALFDGLLRHAPTWDDIAWLQAQTRLPVLLKGVLHAEDARLALAQGMDGLIVSNHGGRTLDTAVSTARALPRIADAVGGALPLLVDGGLRRGTDVFKALALGASAVLIGRPALWGLANAGAAGVAHVLRLLRDELEACMALSGCATLANISAAALDSPR; encoded by the coding sequence TTGCTTAAAAAACTCTCTCAGACCCCCACTCGCCAGCGCGTAGCACCCGACCTCTTTACCCTGGCCGATCACGAGCGCAGTGCCCAACGGCAGCTTGACGCCAAGGCCTGGGCCTACTTCAGCGGTGGTGCCGGCGACGAAATCACGCTGCACGCCAACCGCAGTGCCTGGGACGAGCTGGCGCTGCTGCCGCGCGTGCTGCGTCCCCTGGCCGGTGGCCACACCCGCTGCACGCTGCTGGGTCGCGAGCTGGCCCATCCTATTCTTCTGGCGCCTGTGGCCTACCAGCGCCTGGCGCACCCGGACGGTGAAATCGCCAGCGCCTACGCCGCTGGCGCAATGGGCGCGGGCCTGGTGCTGAGCATGCAAGCAAGCTCGCCGCTGGAAGATGTGGCGGCGGCCATGCACGGCGATCCCGGCGCCGGACCGCTGTGGCTACAGCTCTATCTGCAGCATGATCGCGCGCTGGTGCGGGATCTCGTGGAGCGCGCTGAAGCGGCCGGTTGCGAGGCACTGGTGGTCACTGTCGACGCGCCCACCAGCGGCGTGCGTGACCGTGAGCGCCGCGCCGCCTTTGCCTTGCCGCCCGAGGTGCAGGCGGTGAACCTCGCGCGCATGGCCCCTGCTGTCCAGGCGCCGCTGGCACCTGGACAGAGCGCACTGTTTGACGGCTTGCTGCGGCACGCGCCGACTTGGGACGACATCGCCTGGCTGCAGGCCCAGACACGCCTTCCGGTGCTGCTCAAGGGCGTGCTGCACGCCGAAGATGCGCGCCTGGCATTGGCCCAAGGCATGGACGGCCTGATCGTTTCCAACCATGGCGGCCGCACATTGGATACCGCGGTCAGCACGGCGCGCGCCCTGCCCCGCATTGCCGACGCCGTGGGAGGCGCCCTGCCCTTGCTGGTGGACGGAGGCCTGCGCCGTGGCACAGACGTTTTCAAGGCCTTGGCGCTCGGTGCCAGCGCCGTCCTCATTGGCCGGCCTGCGCTCTGGGGTCTGGCCAACGCAGGCGCTGCGGGCGTGGCCCATGTTCTGCGCTTGCTGCGCGACGAACTCGAAGCCTGCATGGCGCTGAGTGGCTGCGCCACGCTGGCCAACATTTCAGCTGCGGCGCTCGATTCGCCTCGCTGA
- a CDS encoding Fe2+-dependent dioxygenase translates to MFLHLKNLLTAEEVAQARGLLADDAPWVDGRTSAGTQALSHKRNQQLAQTSDAASALRPLVLAALQRDALFFSAALPRKIFNPLFNRYSGDSNFYGAHVDGAVLRSQATGEWVRSDLSCTVFFSDPEEYDGGELLIAGPGGDQRIKLPAGDAILYPGSTVHQVTPVTRGARIASFFWVQSMVRSTEQRQLLFAMDMDLLRLRQRVGESDSAVVGLTGTYHNLLRMWADA, encoded by the coding sequence ATGTTTTTGCACCTCAAGAACCTGCTGACCGCAGAAGAAGTCGCACAAGCCCGTGGCCTGCTGGCAGACGACGCGCCCTGGGTGGACGGGCGCACCAGCGCCGGCACCCAGGCGCTGTCGCACAAGCGCAATCAGCAATTGGCGCAAACCAGCGATGCGGCCAGCGCACTGCGCCCCCTCGTACTGGCGGCTTTGCAGCGCGACGCGCTATTTTTCTCGGCCGCATTGCCGCGCAAGATCTTCAACCCGCTCTTCAATCGCTACAGCGGGGACTCCAACTTCTACGGCGCCCATGTCGATGGCGCCGTGCTGCGCTCGCAGGCCACGGGCGAATGGGTGCGCAGCGACCTTTCGTGCACCGTTTTTTTCAGCGACCCTGAGGAATACGACGGCGGCGAACTGCTGATTGCCGGCCCCGGCGGCGACCAGCGCATCAAGCTGCCTGCTGGCGACGCCATACTCTACCCCGGCTCCACGGTGCACCAGGTGACCCCGGTGACGCGCGGCGCCCGCATCGCCAGTTTTTTCTGGGTGCAAAGCATGGTACGCAGCACCGAGCAGCGTCAACTGCTGTTTGCCATGGACATGGATTTGCTGCGCCTGCGCCAGCGTGTGGGAGAGAGCGACAGCGCCGTGGTGGGTCTGACCGGCACGTACCACAACCTGCTGCGCATGTGGGCGGATGCATAG
- a CDS encoding TonB-dependent receptor gives MLLASVGSWAQSAPAVSGQLPTVTVKESAEIQNKDTLKPATTTIGKGKQALRDIPQSVTVFTERLMADRNQDDFRDVLRSTAGVTFQAGETGEEDIRLRGFSLGQAGDIYVDGMKDAPLYERDTFNNDSVEVLKGSASMLFGKGSTGGVVNQVNKMPLLMNQHEISYTLGTGQENRLTGDFNFLTGENAAFRLNALVHDEKNFGAKQRKLGIAPTYSWGVGTRDEFSIGLYSLDIEGRPLYNHPWFLNDGKLVPSLSARNYYGLASDKLDTSAQYVTLAHTHRFDDNGELKTRLRHGRYERDLLASAVRFAPGTTQDNLNDSTVMTRSAKGRLGISNLTQLQSDYTNTFNWGGRKHALIAGVDLYHDDAKRDQRYTGTGSMPSTTVGTPNDGAVRPTPRGEPTFNTFDASNIGLYAQDTVSITETVKLLGGLRYDHFKASYRTPTALSNERSDGLWSPRVGVIYQPNETSSYYASYGTSYNTSGDTYQFGLSFNDRTQRTAQTPPEKSRNFEIGGKFDLFDKRALLGVAAFYSEKYNERNTDPDSAAAQELLSGKRHAAGMEFNLAGRITPKWEVFFNHTWIPSAKIDESNVVLAGNGGGAQVKGDRPGLTPRHSGSLWSTYAVAPQWRLGVGVNYRGEQNPEGQRAVTADSFAVFDAMLEYTVNDKTTIKLNVTNLSNKLYADTLYRGFYAPGAGRSAQLTLKTRF, from the coding sequence ATGCTGCTCGCTTCCGTGGGAAGCTGGGCCCAGTCTGCGCCTGCCGTCAGCGGCCAGCTGCCCACAGTCACCGTCAAGGAAAGCGCGGAAATCCAGAACAAGGACACGCTCAAGCCTGCGACCACGACCATCGGCAAGGGCAAGCAGGCGCTGCGCGACATTCCGCAAAGCGTGACCGTGTTCACCGAGCGGCTCATGGCCGACCGCAACCAGGACGACTTCCGCGACGTGCTGCGCAGCACGGCCGGCGTCACGTTCCAGGCCGGTGAAACCGGCGAAGAGGACATCCGCCTGCGCGGCTTCTCGCTCGGCCAGGCAGGCGACATCTATGTGGATGGCATGAAGGACGCGCCGCTCTACGAGCGCGATACCTTCAACAACGACAGCGTCGAAGTGCTCAAGGGCTCAGCCTCGATGCTGTTTGGCAAGGGCTCCACCGGCGGCGTGGTGAACCAGGTCAACAAGATGCCGCTGCTGATGAACCAGCATGAAATCAGCTACACCCTGGGCACTGGCCAGGAAAACCGGCTGACGGGCGACTTCAACTTCCTCACTGGCGAAAACGCAGCGTTTCGCCTCAACGCACTGGTGCACGACGAGAAAAACTTCGGCGCCAAACAACGCAAGCTTGGCATTGCGCCGACCTACAGCTGGGGCGTTGGCACGCGCGACGAGTTCTCGATCGGCCTGTATTCGCTCGATATTGAGGGACGGCCGCTCTACAACCACCCCTGGTTCCTCAACGACGGCAAGCTCGTGCCTTCGCTGTCGGCGCGCAACTACTACGGCCTCGCAAGCGACAAGCTCGACACCTCGGCGCAGTACGTCACGCTGGCACACACGCACCGCTTTGACGACAACGGCGAGCTCAAAACGCGCTTGCGCCATGGCCGCTATGAGCGCGACCTGCTCGCCAGCGCGGTGCGCTTTGCCCCCGGCACCACGCAGGACAATCTCAACGACAGCACCGTGATGACGCGCTCGGCCAAGGGACGTCTGGGCATCAGCAACCTGACGCAGTTGCAAAGCGACTACACCAACACCTTCAACTGGGGTGGCCGCAAGCACGCGCTCATCGCCGGCGTGGACCTGTACCACGACGATGCCAAGCGTGACCAACGCTACACCGGTACCGGCAGCATGCCCAGCACCACGGTCGGCACGCCCAACGACGGCGCTGTTCGCCCGACACCGCGAGGCGAGCCGACCTTCAACACCTTCGATGCAAGCAACATCGGCTTGTATGCGCAAGACACCGTCTCGATCACCGAAACCGTCAAGCTGCTCGGCGGTCTGCGCTACGACCACTTCAAGGCGTCTTACCGCACGCCGACGGCGCTGTCGAACGAGCGCTCGGACGGCTTGTGGAGCCCACGCGTCGGCGTCATTTATCAGCCCAATGAGACCAGCTCGTACTACGCCTCCTACGGTACTTCGTACAACACCTCGGGCGACACCTACCAGTTTGGCCTGAGCTTCAACGACCGTACCCAGCGCACCGCGCAAACGCCGCCCGAAAAAAGCCGCAACTTCGAAATCGGCGGCAAGTTCGATCTGTTTGACAAACGCGCGCTGCTGGGCGTGGCGGCCTTCTACAGCGAGAAATACAACGAGCGCAACACCGACCCCGATTCGGCGGCCGCGCAGGAACTGCTGTCGGGCAAGCGCCACGCCGCCGGTATGGAGTTCAACCTGGCGGGCCGCATCACGCCCAAGTGGGAAGTGTTCTTCAACCACACCTGGATCCCGAGCGCCAAGATTGACGAGAGCAACGTGGTACTCGCAGGTAATGGCGGCGGCGCGCAGGTCAAGGGCGACCGGCCAGGCCTGACCCCGCGCCACAGCGGCAGCCTCTGGAGCACCTATGCCGTGGCGCCGCAGTGGCGCCTCGGCGTGGGCGTGAACTACCGTGGCGAGCAGAACCCTGAAGGCCAGCGCGCGGTCACGGCCGACAGTTTCGCGGTGTTCGACGCCATGCTGGAATACACCGTGAACGACAAGACGACCATCAAGCTCAACGTGACCAACCTCAGCAACAAGCTCTACGCAGACACGCTGTATCGCGGTTTTTACGCGCCGGGCGCAGGCCGTTCCGCACAACTGACGCTCAAGACGCGCTTCTAA
- a CDS encoding SWIB/MDM2 domain-containing protein: MATAKKAPAAAGATKAAPAKKRTPNAAFMKALTPSPALAAVVGSAPLPRTEIISKLWVYIKAHNLQDATNKRMINADAKLKEVFGKPQVSMFEMAGLIGKHVK, translated from the coding sequence ATGGCAACTGCAAAAAAAGCCCCGGCCGCTGCCGGCGCCACCAAGGCCGCTCCCGCCAAGAAGCGCACTCCCAACGCAGCATTCATGAAGGCTTTGACGCCGAGCCCTGCATTGGCTGCCGTCGTCGGCTCCGCGCCTCTGCCGCGCACCGAAATCATCAGCAAGCTGTGGGTCTACATCAAGGCGCACAACCTGCAGGACGCTACCAACAAGCGCATGATCAATGCGGACGCCAAGCTCAAGGAAGTCTTTGGCAAGCCCCAAGTGTCCATGTTCGAGATGGCCGGCCTGATTGGCAAGCACGTCAAGTAA
- the fnr gene encoding fumarate/nitrate reduction transcriptional regulator Fnr, translated as MSASSTPTVRKTSAAKPPPDGGASGHLAAHDAQQTIRVACSNCNLRELCLPVGLTSEQMERVDDVVAVRRKIKRGGSLFRNGEAFTSLYAIRTGFFKTCVATEDGRDQVTGFQMAGEIIGLDGIVNDHHSCDAVALEDAEVCVMPFDRIEEISREVNALQHHVHKIMSREIVREHGVMLLLGSMRAEERLAAFLLNLVQRLHARGFSQTELVLRMTREEIGSYLGLKLETVSRTFSKFVDDGIVEVKQRHVRILDAEALKRIVNSQQECR; from the coding sequence ATGTCAGCATCCAGCACTCCTACGGTCCGCAAAACCTCTGCGGCAAAGCCGCCACCCGATGGGGGCGCATCCGGACACCTCGCGGCTCACGACGCGCAACAAACAATACGTGTCGCCTGCTCCAACTGCAACCTGCGCGAACTGTGTCTGCCCGTCGGACTCACCAGCGAACAGATGGAGCGCGTGGATGATGTCGTGGCGGTACGGCGCAAAATCAAGCGCGGTGGCTCCTTGTTTCGCAACGGTGAAGCCTTCACCTCGCTCTACGCGATTCGCACAGGATTCTTCAAGACCTGCGTGGCTACGGAGGATGGGCGCGATCAGGTGACCGGCTTTCAAATGGCCGGCGAGATCATCGGGCTCGATGGCATCGTCAATGACCACCACAGTTGCGACGCGGTAGCGCTGGAAGACGCCGAAGTCTGCGTGATGCCGTTTGACCGCATCGAGGAGATCTCGCGCGAGGTCAACGCCCTGCAGCACCACGTGCACAAGATCATGAGCCGCGAGATCGTGCGCGAGCATGGCGTCATGCTGCTGCTGGGCAGCATGCGCGCCGAAGAGCGCCTGGCCGCATTTTTGCTCAACCTGGTGCAGCGCCTGCACGCTCGCGGCTTCTCGCAGACCGAGCTGGTGCTGCGGATGACACGCGAGGAAATCGGCAGCTACCTGGGGCTCAAACTGGAAACGGTCAGTCGCACCTTCTCGAAGTTTGTCGACGATGGCATTGTTGAAGTCAAACAGCGCCATGTGCGCATTCTGGATGCCGAGGCGCTCAAACGCATCGTCAACAGCCAGCAAGAATGCCGCTAA